One window from the genome of Pseudanabaena yagii GIHE-NHR1 encodes:
- the vapB gene encoding type II toxin-antitoxin system VapB family antitoxin, producing MQQTITKNQESSTNISLDDEVLKIFAKMPDALKIEVLHYAEYLLNKGTEKSSSAAISSDGIPKKKYRQAGTMAGLIVMSDEFDEPLVEI from the coding sequence ATGCAACAAACTATTACCAAAAATCAAGAATCTAGCACCAATATTTCCTTAGATGATGAGGTGCTGAAAATTTTTGCGAAAATGCCAGATGCCCTTAAGATTGAGGTTCTACATTATGCTGAATATTTATTGAATAAGGGAACTGAAAAATCTTCTAGTGCGGCGATCTCAAGTGATGGCATACCCAAGAAAAAATATAGACAAGCGGGAACGATGGCAGGGCTGATTGTGATGTCAGATGAATTTGATGAGCCTTTGGTAGAAATCTGA
- a CDS encoding sensor histidine kinase, producing MKLELLWLLVGIVIGAIATSSCWLSWHYAKKKWNRKLRKRSQHVFKVRSIHSLKSWAKNIQQNLQQDLQPKYRDQNGNGFIEHDSERLLWENIIESAPIGYIQVDQDNHLNIFNQRAATMLGIMNPQQGLLRKPFLLQVIRSYELDHLIEQTRSQSMGFQVDWVFHPAIPDPVDPVPQQGRPIRAYSIYLEHGQVGIFLEDRQEAIAIAQQRDRWTSDVAHELKTPLTSIRLVAETLEPRVEPSARIWVERLLSEIERLTNLVKDLLDLGQMDVGIEPHLQISEVNLADLVRSVWTTLEPLANRKKVSLQYIGDETITLRIDESRIYRLLLNLLDNSIKHSPALQCITIKASIVDSKVHIETIDAGDGFPEDALSHIFERFYRVESSRTRSGLDHGGSGLGLAIAYQIVLLHKGTITARNHPETGGAWITIALPYQNPTTSENLQTSQPLRK from the coding sequence ATGAAACTGGAATTACTCTGGCTGCTTGTAGGAATTGTAATTGGAGCGATCGCTACTAGTTCTTGCTGGCTGAGTTGGCACTATGCCAAGAAAAAATGGAATCGCAAATTGCGGAAGCGATCGCAACATGTGTTTAAAGTTAGGTCAATCCATAGCCTGAAGTCTTGGGCAAAAAATATTCAACAAAACCTACAACAAGATCTGCAACCCAAGTATCGCGATCAAAATGGTAATGGTTTCATTGAGCATGACTCTGAGCGACTATTGTGGGAAAACATCATTGAATCTGCTCCCATTGGTTACATTCAAGTCGATCAAGATAACCACTTAAATATCTTTAATCAAAGAGCCGCAACGATGCTGGGGATTATGAATCCTCAGCAGGGACTACTTCGCAAACCCTTTTTGTTGCAAGTAATCCGCTCCTATGAGTTGGATCATTTAATCGAGCAAACCCGATCGCAAAGTATGGGATTTCAAGTTGATTGGGTATTTCATCCTGCTATTCCCGATCCTGTTGATCCTGTACCGCAGCAAGGTAGGCCAATTCGGGCTTACAGCATTTATTTAGAGCATGGTCAGGTAGGCATTTTTTTGGAAGATCGCCAAGAAGCGATCGCCATTGCCCAGCAGCGCGATCGCTGGACATCCGATGTCGCCCATGAGCTAAAAACCCCCTTAACTTCAATTCGACTAGTCGCCGAAACCCTTGAGCCTCGTGTCGAGCCATCCGCCAGAATTTGGGTAGAGCGACTGCTCAGTGAAATTGAGCGCCTCACTAATCTCGTCAAGGATCTGCTCGATTTAGGGCAGATGGATGTGGGGATTGAACCGCATTTGCAAATTAGTGAAGTAAATTTAGCAGACCTCGTGCGATCGGTATGGACGACCCTAGAGCCATTAGCCAACCGCAAAAAAGTTAGCCTGCAATATATTGGTGACGAAACAATTACTTTACGAATTGATGAATCTCGTATTTATCGACTGTTGCTAAATTTATTGGACAATAGCATCAAGCATAGCCCCGCACTTCAGTGCATTACGATCAAGGCGAGCATTGTGGATAGCAAAGTCCATATTGAAACCATTGATGCTGGTGATGGATTTCCTGAAGATGCCCTATCACATATTTTTGAGCGATTTTATCGGGTTGAGTCGTCACGCACTAGATCGGGGCTAGATCATGGCGGTAGTGGTCTCGGATTAGCGATCGCCTATCAAATCGTCCTATTGCATAAAGGTACAATTACAGCCAGAAATCATCCTGAGACAGGGGGAGCATGGATTACAATCGCGCTACCATATCAGAACCCTACGACATCAGAAAACTTGCAAACCTCTCAGCCGCTTCGTAAATAA
- the leuS gene encoding leucine--tRNA ligase: protein MDTRYNPQQIEPKWQQVWAEKQLDKVSNDAISADNKKFYALSMFPYPSGDLHMGHVRNYTITDVIARYKRMQGYQVLHPMGWDAFGLPAENAAIDRNTHPAKWTYANIDNMRLQLQQVGLSYDWDRELATCSPDYYKWTQWIFLQFLEAGLAYQKEAKVNWDPIDQTVIANEQVDSEGRSWRSGALVEKRKLRQWFLKITDYAEQLLQDLDKLNDWPSSVKIMQANWIGKSTGAELSFPIVGSDEKITVFTTRPDTVYGVSYVVLAPEHPLVETLTTAAQKEAVCKFIEEVKNLSEIDRTSDDRPKRGVAIGTSVVNPFTGKEVPIWIADYVLFEYGTGAVMGVPAHDVRDFAFAKQYNLPIQTVINTSNATDEALKAAYTEAGIMVNSGEFDGLDSVTAKTKIVELAEKNQWGTAKTTYRLRDWLISRQRYWGCPIPVIHCPSCGIVPVPHADLPVILPEDVELTGRGASPLAQKDSWINVPCPKCGTAAKRETDTMDTFIDSSWYFLRFSDARNDQEICDRTAVNNWLPVDQYVGGVEHAILHLLYSRFVTKVLRDRGLLNFDEPFTRLLTQGMVQGLTYMNPNKGGKDKWVPSALVDPKDPKDPKTGEPLQALFATMSKSKGNGVSPVDAIAKYGADTLRMFTLFKAPPEKDLEWEDADVEGQQRFLNRVWRLVIQSILWQAIRNVDYENRILEPWCEINNDKWLADQSNTGQFKGAATNLLRKDVTIDSVSFDLLENWCSQIIEKERKIRDEYFRLTGDSLEQHLEERNSQQLRLCFLLFLPLVTQEEWQGFKAQDESRFNNILQGRKLDVRFVLKEERTIVASQHFNETTESFDKAERELRRPIHTAIKDITEDMECGYLLNTAISEMMKLSNAISGSLSIKISNTYSDGINTLLNLLAPFTPHLAEELWSLIGHTDSIHLQPWLTHDPDALTVDEITLVIQINGKVRGSLQVPSSASNDKQALEEYARSSSAAQKYLEGKEIKKVIAVPSKLVNFVVV, encoded by the coding sequence ATGGACACTAGATATAATCCCCAGCAGATCGAACCCAAGTGGCAACAAGTTTGGGCAGAGAAACAACTTGACAAAGTAAGCAACGATGCAATTAGTGCAGACAACAAGAAATTTTACGCACTGTCAATGTTTCCCTATCCATCGGGAGATCTGCATATGGGGCATGTCCGTAACTACACAATCACTGATGTAATTGCACGATACAAAAGAATGCAGGGTTATCAAGTGTTGCACCCGATGGGCTGGGATGCCTTTGGATTGCCTGCGGAGAATGCGGCGATCGATCGCAATACTCACCCCGCCAAATGGACTTACGCCAATATCGACAATATGCGATTGCAGCTTCAGCAAGTGGGCTTGTCCTACGACTGGGATCGCGAGTTAGCAACCTGTTCGCCTGACTATTACAAATGGACGCAATGGATCTTTTTGCAATTTTTGGAAGCAGGTTTGGCTTACCAAAAGGAAGCCAAGGTTAACTGGGATCCGATTGACCAAACCGTAATTGCCAATGAACAGGTGGATAGTGAAGGGAGATCTTGGCGATCAGGGGCATTGGTGGAAAAGCGCAAATTGCGTCAATGGTTCTTGAAAATCACTGATTATGCCGAGCAGCTTTTGCAAGATTTGGATAAGCTCAACGACTGGCCCTCTAGCGTCAAGATCATGCAAGCCAACTGGATTGGCAAGTCCACAGGCGCAGAGCTAAGTTTCCCAATTGTTGGCAGTGACGAAAAAATCACAGTTTTCACCACCCGTCCTGATACCGTTTACGGTGTGAGCTATGTCGTGCTTGCCCCTGAGCATCCTCTAGTCGAGACTTTGACTACTGCTGCTCAAAAAGAAGCTGTCTGCAAATTCATCGAAGAAGTCAAAAATCTTAGCGAAATTGATCGCACTTCTGACGATCGCCCCAAACGTGGAGTAGCGATCGGCACAAGTGTGGTTAATCCCTTCACAGGGAAAGAAGTTCCCATTTGGATTGCCGATTATGTTCTCTTTGAATATGGAACAGGCGCAGTCATGGGCGTTCCTGCCCACGATGTCCGCGATTTCGCCTTTGCGAAGCAGTATAATCTTCCCATTCAGACGGTAATTAATACCTCTAATGCAACTGATGAAGCACTGAAAGCTGCTTATACCGAAGCAGGGATTATGGTCAATTCGGGCGAGTTTGACGGATTGGATTCCGTAACTGCGAAAACTAAGATTGTTGAACTTGCAGAGAAGAACCAATGGGGAACAGCCAAAACCACCTATCGCTTGCGTGATTGGTTGATTTCTCGCCAAAGATATTGGGGCTGTCCGATTCCCGTAATTCATTGTCCAAGTTGTGGCATCGTTCCCGTTCCCCATGCAGATTTGCCCGTAATTTTGCCTGAAGATGTGGAACTTACAGGACGCGGCGCATCGCCTCTCGCCCAAAAAGATTCTTGGATCAATGTTCCCTGTCCTAAATGTGGTACAGCAGCCAAGCGCGAAACAGACACGATGGACACCTTTATTGATTCTTCTTGGTATTTCCTCCGTTTCAGTGATGCGCGGAATGATCAGGAAATTTGCGATCGCACTGCGGTAAATAATTGGCTACCCGTCGATCAATATGTGGGCGGTGTCGAACATGCGATTTTGCACTTACTCTATTCCCGCTTTGTGACTAAGGTTTTGCGCGATCGCGGCTTACTCAATTTTGATGAACCCTTTACGAGATTGCTCACTCAGGGCATGGTACAGGGCTTGACCTACATGAACCCCAACAAAGGTGGAAAGGACAAATGGGTTCCTTCGGCTTTAGTCGATCCCAAAGATCCTAAAGATCCGAAAACTGGTGAACCGTTGCAAGCGCTCTTTGCCACGATGTCTAAATCTAAGGGTAATGGGGTATCGCCTGTAGATGCGATCGCTAAATATGGAGCTGATACTTTGCGGATGTTCACGCTCTTCAAAGCTCCTCCTGAAAAAGATTTGGAATGGGAAGATGCCGATGTCGAAGGTCAGCAACGCTTCTTAAATCGTGTGTGGCGTTTGGTAATACAATCAATTTTGTGGCAAGCAATCCGAAATGTTGACTATGAAAACAGGATTTTAGAACCATGGTGTGAAATCAATAATGACAAATGGCTTGCTGACCAATCTAATACTGGTCAATTTAAGGGCGCTGCAACAAATCTTCTTAGAAAAGATGTAACAATTGACAGTGTAAGTTTTGATCTCTTAGAAAATTGGTGTTCACAAATTATAGAGAAAGAACGCAAAATTAGAGATGAATACTTTAGACTGACTGGAGATTCATTAGAACAACACTTAGAAGAACGCAATTCTCAACAACTGAGACTATGCTTTTTACTCTTTTTACCATTAGTAACACAAGAGGAGTGGCAAGGTTTTAAGGCACAAGATGAAAGTCGTTTTAATAATATTCTTCAAGGCAGAAAATTGGATGTTCGGTTTGTTTTGAAAGAAGAGAGAACAATTGTAGCTTCACAGCATTTCAATGAAACCACTGAATCTTTTGATAAAGCAGAGAGAGAATTGCGTCGACCAATTCATACTGCAATTAAAGATATAACGGAAGATATGGAATGCGGTTATCTGCTAAACACAGCTATCTCTGAGATGATGAAGTTGAGTAATGCAATATCTGGCAGCTTGTCAATTAAAATTTCTAATACTTACAGTGACGGTATTAATACATTACTTAATTTGCTTGCTCCCTTTACGCCCCACCTTGCTGAGGAACTTTGGTCATTGATTGGGCATACTGACTCAATCCATTTACAGCCTTGGCTCACCCATGATCCTGATGCACTTACCGTTGATGAGATTACGCTCGTCATTCAAATCAATGGTAAAGTGCGCGGCAGTCTCCAAGTGCCATCTAGCGCCAGCAATGATAAGCAAGCATTGGAAGAATATGCTCGCAGTTCAAGTGCTGCCCAGAAGTATCTCGAAGGTAAGGAGATTAAGAAGGTGATTGCAGTTCCCAGCAAGTTGGTGAATTTTGTAGTTGTGTAG
- a CDS encoding adenylate/guanylate cyclase domain-containing protein: protein MSVFVFCKSRTLITPHLTNLFSNVPPVGNTAESILFTLLGWGILATALISMVATRRSLNLKLQNLQKANQDLDLLVKQRTNELEAAKSSLQRTNFLLDRREQQLRKQQNVLFALTKDKAINQGDFIIAVQNITRTGSYALNVERVSIWLFNKNKTVLHCLDLYQKSLKSHTEADILTAEKYPSLFKAILKDRAIAVEDIQEDEIFQELFLSYYLPLDIVSALISRFEVGGEIMGILAFEHTDIQHLWLEEEISFANSLSDLLALGMEAQERRRVEESLRVEQKKSERLLLNVLPPEIAERLKSLQFKTHKNPLHLKTSGTIVADSFDEVTVLFADIVNFTEYAAAISASALVNILNEIFSEFDYFVEQYDLEKIKTVGDSYMVVGGLPVPSNDHAEAIAEMALQMQSSIKKFKREDGSQFSLRIGIHTGQAIAGVIGTKKFIYDLWGDTVNVASRMESYGIADCIQVTEATYQLLKDKYHFEQRGMINIKGKGEMTTYLLKGRV, encoded by the coding sequence TTGTCAGTATTTGTATTTTGCAAGTCTAGAACTCTGATTACTCCTCACCTTACCAATCTGTTTAGCAATGTTCCCCCTGTTGGCAATACTGCCGAGTCGATATTGTTTACGTTATTGGGTTGGGGAATACTTGCGACTGCGCTGATAAGCATGGTTGCCACTAGGCGATCGCTCAACTTAAAGCTCCAAAATTTACAAAAAGCAAATCAGGATCTAGATCTTCTAGTCAAGCAAAGAACTAACGAACTCGAAGCCGCAAAATCTTCACTACAACGCACTAATTTTTTGTTAGATCGGCGCGAGCAGCAACTTAGAAAACAGCAAAATGTTTTATTTGCCTTAACTAAAGACAAAGCAATTAATCAGGGTGACTTTATTATTGCTGTACAAAATATTACGCGGACAGGTAGCTATGCACTCAACGTCGAGCGGGTTAGTATTTGGCTATTCAATAAAAATAAGACCGTTTTACATTGCCTTGATCTCTATCAAAAAAGCCTCAAGTCACATACTGAAGCTGATATTTTAACCGCCGAGAAATATCCTAGTTTATTTAAGGCTATCCTCAAAGATCGGGCGATCGCGGTTGAAGATATCCAAGAAGATGAAATTTTTCAGGAATTGTTCCTATCCTATTACCTCCCTCTAGATATTGTCTCTGCATTAATATCTAGGTTTGAAGTCGGTGGCGAAATCATGGGGATCCTTGCTTTTGAGCATACTGATATTCAACACCTATGGCTAGAAGAAGAGATCAGCTTCGCAAATTCTCTATCTGATTTACTAGCACTAGGAATGGAAGCTCAGGAGCGGAGAAGAGTTGAAGAGAGTTTGCGAGTTGAGCAGAAAAAATCAGAACGGCTCTTGCTGAATGTATTACCACCAGAGATTGCAGAACGTTTGAAGTCTCTGCAATTTAAGACCCATAAGAATCCATTACATTTAAAAACTAGTGGCACAATTGTTGCGGATTCCTTTGATGAAGTGACTGTTCTATTTGCAGATATTGTCAACTTTACAGAATATGCAGCAGCGATTTCGGCGAGCGCGTTGGTGAATATCTTGAATGAGATATTTTCAGAGTTTGATTACTTCGTCGAGCAATATGATCTCGAAAAGATCAAGACGGTTGGTGATTCCTATATGGTGGTTGGAGGTTTGCCTGTGCCTAGTAACGATCATGCGGAAGCGATCGCCGAAATGGCTTTGCAAATGCAATCTTCAATCAAAAAATTTAAGCGAGAAGATGGTAGTCAGTTCTCCCTTCGTATTGGCATCCACACGGGACAGGCGATCGCAGGGGTAATCGGCACCAAAAAATTCATCTATGACCTATGGGGAGATACAGTTAATGTCGCAAGTCGTATGGAATCCTATGGCATCGCTGATTGTATCCAAGTAACTGAAGCAACTTATCAACTTTTAAAAGATAAATATCACTTTGAACAGCGCGGCATGATCAATATCAAAGGCAAAGGAGAAATGACGACTTATCTACTAAAAGGACGTGTTTAG
- a CDS encoding NADP-dependent isocitrate dehydrogenase produces MSNQTSKITYTFTDEAPALATYSLLPIVQAFTKAADIEVELKDISLAGRIIANFPEYLTESQRQPDDLTELGALAQTPEAYIIKLPNISASLPQLTAAIAELQAKGYNIPNYPADPQTEEEKVIKAKYSKVLGSAVNPVLREGNSDRRVALAVKEFAQKHPHSVGAWSKDSKSHVAHMTEGDFYGSEKSVVIPKAGVVKIELITADGSTQVLKEKTSVLEGEVIDASVMSVKALREFYAQEIAKAKAEDILLSLHVKATMMKISDPILFGHAVTVYYQDVFEKYADTFKQLGINPNNGLGDVYAKIQSLPDEQKEAEAIAADLQAVYEKQPRLAMVNSDKGITNLHVPSDVIIDASMAATIRTSGKMWGADGKAYDTKAMIPDRCYATIYQACIEFCQENGAFDVTTMGNVANVGLMAQKAEEYGSHDKTFEIPADGIVRVSDETGTVLIEHSVAKGDIWRMCQTKDLPIQDWVKLAVNRARATGNPTIFWLDEHRAHDANLITKVKTYLQDHDTTGLDIQIMSPVAAMKFTCEQIKVGKNVISVTGNVLRDYLTDLFPILELGTSAKMLSIVPLLAGGGLFETGAGGSAPKHVQQFLEEGHLRWDSLGEFLAIAVTLEDLGRKTNNENAMILAKALDQANSLYLNNDKSPSRKIGGIDNRGSHFYIALYWAQALAEQNLNLELKSKFAELAQILANKESQIIQELSAVQGQSVDIGGYYFANPDKASQAMRPSQTLNEAINSLH; encoded by the coding sequence ATGAGCAATCAAACCTCAAAAATCACCTATACCTTTACCGATGAAGCTCCAGCCCTAGCCACATACTCCCTACTACCCATAGTCCAAGCTTTTACAAAAGCTGCTGACATCGAGGTTGAACTCAAAGATATTTCTCTGGCTGGGCGGATTATTGCGAATTTCCCTGAATACTTAACCGAATCGCAGCGTCAACCCGATGACCTTACGGAACTGGGCGCATTGGCGCAAACTCCTGAAGCCTATATCATCAAGCTCCCGAATATTAGCGCCTCTCTGCCACAGTTAACGGCAGCGATCGCTGAGTTACAAGCCAAGGGTTACAACATCCCCAACTATCCTGCTGATCCGCAAACTGAAGAAGAGAAGGTGATTAAGGCAAAATATTCTAAGGTGCTGGGCAGTGCAGTTAATCCTGTGTTGCGTGAAGGCAATAGCGATCGCCGTGTGGCTTTAGCGGTTAAAGAATTTGCTCAAAAGCATCCTCACTCCGTTGGCGCATGGTCAAAGGATTCTAAATCCCATGTGGCGCATATGACTGAGGGGGATTTCTACGGTAGCGAGAAATCGGTGGTAATTCCCAAGGCAGGCGTAGTTAAGATTGAATTAATCACAGCCGATGGTTCCACTCAAGTTCTCAAGGAGAAAACCTCTGTATTAGAAGGCGAAGTAATTGATGCTTCGGTGATGAGTGTCAAGGCTTTGCGGGAGTTTTATGCTCAGGAAATTGCGAAGGCGAAGGCAGAAGATATTTTGCTGTCTCTCCATGTCAAGGCGACAATGATGAAGATCTCTGATCCGATTCTTTTTGGTCATGCTGTGACGGTCTATTATCAAGATGTATTTGAGAAGTATGCTGACACCTTCAAGCAATTGGGTATCAATCCGAATAATGGATTGGGGGATGTTTACGCGAAGATTCAATCTTTACCTGATGAACAAAAAGAAGCGGAAGCGATCGCCGCAGATTTGCAAGCGGTTTACGAGAAGCAACCACGTCTAGCGATGGTTAATTCCGATAAGGGAATTACTAATCTGCATGTTCCTAGCGATGTGATTATAGACGCATCAATGGCGGCGACCATCCGCACCTCTGGCAAGATGTGGGGCGCGGATGGCAAGGCTTACGACACTAAAGCGATGATTCCCGATCGCTGTTATGCCACCATTTATCAAGCCTGTATTGAATTCTGTCAGGAAAACGGAGCCTTTGATGTCACCACAATGGGGAATGTTGCCAATGTGGGCTTGATGGCACAGAAGGCGGAGGAATACGGCTCCCATGATAAAACCTTTGAGATTCCTGCGGATGGAATTGTGCGCGTCAGTGATGAAACGGGGACAGTTCTAATTGAGCATTCTGTTGCTAAGGGGGACATCTGGCGGATGTGTCAAACTAAGGATTTACCCATCCAAGATTGGGTCAAGCTTGCCGTCAATCGGGCGAGAGCAACAGGAAATCCTACTATCTTTTGGCTAGATGAGCATCGCGCCCATGATGCGAATTTGATTACGAAGGTCAAGACCTATTTGCAAGACCATGACACTACGGGGCTAGATATTCAGATCATGTCACCTGTGGCGGCGATGAAATTTACCTGCGAACAGATTAAAGTGGGTAAAAATGTGATTTCTGTAACGGGTAACGTTTTGCGGGACTATCTCACGGATCTATTCCCCATCCTTGAACTTGGTACTAGTGCCAAAATGCTCTCGATTGTGCCATTGCTGGCAGGTGGTGGACTATTTGAAACGGGTGCAGGTGGTTCTGCTCCTAAGCACGTTCAGCAGTTTCTCGAAGAGGGGCATTTGCGTTGGGATTCCCTCGGAGAATTTTTAGCGATCGCGGTTACGCTCGAAGACCTCGGACGCAAAACTAATAACGAGAACGCGATGATTTTGGCAAAGGCTCTCGATCAAGCGAACAGTCTCTATCTCAATAACGACAAATCTCCCTCTCGCAAGATTGGTGGGATTGATAATCGTGGTAGTCATTTCTATATCGCGCTTTACTGGGCACAGGCTCTAGCAGAACAGAATCTGAATTTGGAACTGAAGTCAAAATTTGCTGAGTTGGCGCAGATCTTGGCGAATAAGGAAAGCCAAATTATTCAAGAATTGAGTGCTGTCCAAGGTCAATCTGTCGATATTGGCGGGTATTATTTCGCTAATCCTGATAAGGCTAGTCAAGCGATGCGTCCTAGTCAAACTCTAAATGAGGCAATTAATTCACTCCATTAA
- a CDS encoding pentapeptide repeat-containing protein, protein MSAEKLLKEYAAGRRDFASINLANANLFNSDLIGANLTKADLRRTNLVFAYLNKVTFNHANLTGARLGGATLNQAIMMSANLAEADLHGAMLQRVNLFGANLSLANLMDANLGEADLRSANLRGANLRCAILSATLMREERGYPPTTMNGANLRKADLRGANLSGADLTSVDLSEANLSEATLARVNLHGANLSGVIANGTNFAEANLSNANLTEANLKNANFIKTDLKNANLRLANLFGANLSKANVSMATLSSASLIQAILTGTDFSRSLLDKANLSQASLVDAYLVRANLDGADLTSAVLTRAELSGASTVGTIFHDATMPDGKIHS, encoded by the coding sequence ATGAGTGCAGAAAAACTTCTGAAAGAATATGCTGCTGGTCGGCGTGACTTTGCCAGTATCAATCTAGCTAATGCCAATCTCTTTAACAGTGATTTGATCGGCGCAAACTTAACCAAAGCCGATCTTCGACGGACTAATTTAGTCTTTGCTTATCTGAATAAAGTTACTTTTAACCATGCCAACTTAACTGGAGCAAGATTAGGTGGGGCTACCCTGAACCAAGCAATCATGATGAGCGCTAATCTTGCTGAGGCAGACCTGCATGGAGCAATGTTGCAACGGGTCAACCTCTTTGGGGCTAATTTATCGCTCGCCAACTTGATGGATGCAAATCTAGGGGAAGCGGACTTACGCAGTGCAAATTTGCGGGGGGCAAATTTACGTTGTGCGATCTTAAGTGCAACGCTGATGCGAGAGGAGCGCGGCTATCCACCAACTACCATGAATGGGGCAAATTTACGCAAGGCTGATTTACGCGGGGCAAATCTGAGCGGAGCTGATCTGACTAGTGTCGATTTATCCGAAGCAAACCTGAGTGAAGCTACCCTTGCGAGGGTTAACTTACATGGTGCAAATCTGAGTGGTGTAATTGCTAATGGTACTAATTTTGCCGAAGCCAATCTCAGTAATGCCAATTTGACTGAAGCTAATCTCAAAAATGCTAACTTTATCAAGACAGATCTCAAAAATGCCAATCTCCGTCTGGCAAATTTATTTGGTGCGAATTTGAGCAAGGCTAATGTCAGTATGGCGACCCTTAGCAGTGCCTCATTAATTCAGGCAATTCTCACAGGAACCGATTTTTCGCGATCGCTACTGGACAAAGCCAACCTTAGCCAAGCGAGTCTCGTAGATGCTTATTTAGTAAGAGCAAATCTTGATGGTGCGGATCTGACCAGTGCTGTCCTCACGAGAGCAGAGCTAAGTGGCGCAAGTACTGTCGGTACAATTTTCCATGACGCAACTATGCCCGATGGTAAAATCCATTCCTAA